A region of Chloracidobacterium sp. DNA encodes the following proteins:
- a CDS encoding aldehyde dehydrogenase family protein: MADKDLVAQQEARDAVEAASFAFQSVSKLNQIRIDEICEAMSKAALAAATRLGQMAHEETGFGKAEDKREKNRFASEDVWNYFRNLKTVGVVSDTKSIVEIASPRGVVAAIIPSTNPTSTAIFKIIIAIKSRNTIVLSPHPSAANCIAETTRIMSEAAIKHGLPANAIICLTTSTIEGTEALMKNKKTAVILATGGTGLVRAAYSSGKPAFGVGPGNVPVFIERSANVEKAVADILASTCFDNGTICASEQSVVADAPVAAEVRAQFKAQGGHFLNPTEADAVAKILLTPQRTLNAGIVGKSAKFIADLAGVSIPEGTRCLLADCGGVGRDYPWSIEKLSPTLAFFVADGVEAGATRCQEILQFGGMGHTAGMHTQDREAAIRYGGQMPAARVIINSPTTHGAIGFSTDLAPSMTLGCGSWGGNVTSDNISPHHLMDIKRVAFETKPINKQSTISVRQEAVKNEYSAPAAPRKVPNRNDIAAIVDGFLSKKLAEMPEPVKAPELPKPVVQTEVKTVVHDITPEKAVQKPVPIATVDFVSEDDVRRAVDSGQKIYISKKTILTPSARDLGEEKEVFARV, from the coding sequence ATGGCTGACAAGGATCTGGTTGCACAACAGGAAGCGCGCGACGCGGTTGAGGCCGCGTCGTTTGCCTTTCAGTCTGTGAGTAAGCTGAATCAGATAAGGATCGATGAGATCTGCGAAGCTATGTCCAAAGCTGCTCTTGCCGCCGCCACACGGCTCGGTCAAATGGCTCACGAAGAGACCGGTTTTGGCAAGGCCGAGGACAAACGTGAAAAGAATCGCTTTGCCTCCGAGGACGTTTGGAACTATTTTCGCAATCTCAAGACGGTCGGCGTCGTTTCCGACACCAAGAGCATTGTAGAGATCGCCAGCCCTCGCGGCGTTGTTGCCGCGATCATTCCTTCGACAAATCCGACTTCGACTGCGATCTTTAAGATCATCATCGCAATAAAATCGCGTAATACAATTGTTCTGTCGCCGCACCCGTCAGCCGCCAATTGCATTGCGGAAACGACACGCATCATGAGCGAAGCCGCGATCAAGCACGGCTTGCCTGCGAACGCCATCATCTGCCTCACGACCTCGACCATCGAGGGCACCGAGGCTCTGATGAAAAACAAAAAGACCGCGGTCATCCTTGCAACCGGCGGCACGGGGCTTGTGCGAGCAGCTTATTCCTCGGGCAAACCTGCGTTCGGCGTTGGACCCGGCAATGTTCCCGTATTTATCGAACGCTCGGCGAATGTCGAAAAGGCCGTCGCAGATATTTTGGCGAGCACCTGTTTTGATAACGGAACTATCTGTGCGTCGGAACAATCCGTAGTCGCAGACGCTCCGGTCGCTGCTGAGGTCCGTGCTCAATTTAAAGCTCAGGGCGGACATTTTTTGAATCCGACCGAAGCCGATGCGGTCGCGAAAATTTTGCTTACTCCGCAGCGAACTTTGAACGCTGGCATCGTTGGCAAGTCGGCCAAATTCATTGCTGACCTTGCGGGAGTTTCGATCCCCGAAGGTACGCGATGTTTGCTAGCCGATTGCGGCGGTGTCGGCCGCGATTACCCGTGGTCAATCGAGAAATTGTCGCCGACGCTTGCCTTCTTTGTCGCAGACGGTGTCGAGGCTGGAGCGACTCGCTGCCAGGAAATTTTACAGTTCGGCGGCATGGGCCACACCGCCGGAATGCATACTCAAGACCGTGAAGCAGCGATTCGTTACGGTGGCCAAATGCCTGCGGCACGAGTCATTATCAATTCGCCGACGACGCATGGAGCTATCGGATTTTCAACCGATCTTGCACCCTCGATGACGCTCGGCTGCGGCTCTTGGGGCGGAAATGTTACGTCTGACAATATCTCACCGCATCATTTAATGGACATAAAGCGCGTTGCGTTTGAGACGAAGCCGATCAATAAACAGTCCACAATCAGCGTCAGGCAGGAAGCAGTGAAGAATGAGTATTCTGCTCCAGCGGCTCCACGCAAAGTTCCTAATCGAAATGACATCGCCGCAATCGTAGATGGTTTTCTGAGCAAGAAATTGGCGGAAATGCCGGAGCCCGTAAAAGCTCCTGAACTTCCAAAACCGGTTGTCCAAACGGAAGTCAAAACTGTCGTTCACGATATCACGCCAGAGAAAGCTGTTCAGAAACCTGTTCCGATCGCGACGGTGGATTTTGTCAGTGAAGATGACGTACGGCGGGCTGTCGATAGCGGGCAGAAGATCTATATTTCGAAGAAGACTATACTCACTCCGTCGGCACGTGACCTTGGGGAAGAGAAAGAGGTTTTTGCGCGAGTTTAG
- a CDS encoding zinc ribbon domain-containing protein, with product MVETALEKATCERCGADVRENTLFCYNCGHNFAESAKHMNGTAPTDLSDETKSALDDLAARFKIEEPEPADKMALAAAERKKARIVPKRKKDEVWEGSEGRSGVVLFAISLLIFLMVVAVVFITVYWK from the coding sequence ATGGTTGAGACGGCACTCGAAAAAGCGACTTGCGAAAGGTGCGGTGCTGATGTCCGCGAGAATACGCTGTTTTGTTACAACTGCGGGCACAATTTTGCTGAGTCCGCAAAGCACATGAACGGCACTGCTCCGACTGATTTGTCCGATGAAACTAAGTCCGCCCTCGACGATCTGGCCGCGAGGTTTAAGATAGAGGAGCCTGAACCTGCAGACAAGATGGCGTTGGCTGCGGCGGAACGAAAAAAAGCACGCATCGTTCCAAAACGAAAAAAAGACGAGGTTTGGGAAGGATCGGAAGGGCGTTCCGGTGTAGTGCTTTTCGCCATTTCGCTTTTGATATTTTTGATGGTCGTCGCGGTCGTATTTATAACTGTTTATTGGAAATAA
- a CDS encoding BMC domain-containing protein: MSLEALGMVETKGFVGAVEAADAMVKAANVKLVGKEYIGAGYVTIFVRGDVGAVKAATDAGAAAARRVGELISVHVIPRPHGEVERVLPKGGAVGYSPDEKALQGGGKQLGSGGANSETTGTQQGNKTKTK; the protein is encoded by the coding sequence ATGAGTTTAGAAGCTTTGGGAATGGTAGAGACCAAAGGTTTTGTAGGTGCGGTCGAGGCCGCCGATGCAATGGTCAAGGCTGCGAATGTTAAACTTGTCGGAAAAGAATATATCGGTGCCGGTTATGTGACGATATTTGTTCGCGGCGATGTCGGAGCCGTTAAAGCTGCTACCGATGCCGGTGCTGCTGCTGCGCGTCGTGTTGGCGAACTGATAAGCGTTCACGTCATTCCGCGTCCGCACGGCGAGGTCGAGCGCGTTTTGCCTAAAGGTGGAGCGGTCGGTTACAGCCCGGATGAAAAAGCGCTTCAGGGCGGCGGCAAACAACTTGGCTCGGGCGGAGCAAACTCCGAAACAACCGGCACTCAGCAGGGGAATAAAACAAAGACAAAGTAA
- a CDS encoding DUF1778 domain-containing protein — MTTAVSTKSRKGNIHIRISSDAREIIEKAVAASGQSLTDFATRSLLASATDVLEREYTTTLSNRDRDRLLKMLDADDKPNTGLRQAAKIHKKLILE, encoded by the coding sequence ATGACCACAGCAGTATCAACAAAATCAAGAAAGGGGAACATTCATATCAGAATTTCTTCGGACGCCCGCGAGATCATTGAAAAGGCCGTCGCAGCTTCGGGACAAAGTCTGACCGATTTTGCTACCCGCTCGCTCCTGGCTTCGGCGACGGATGTATTGGAGCGTGAATATACCACAACTCTGTCGAACAGAGATCGTGACCGTCTTTTGAAGATGCTCGATGCGGACGACAAGCCGAATACAGGATTAAGACAGGCTGCGAAAATTCATAAGAAACTGATCCTCGAATAA
- a CDS encoding type II secretion system F family protein: MTDFICRLGTPSGEIITRVVEASAAGEARARLENEGFKVFAVSSSQEGLSAVLSFGGSKKAKVKQADFLLFNQQLSALLRAGIPVLQSIELLKTRSASANLRAVLTDVEEKIKSGVPLSEAFEAQGLFPKIYTASILAGERSGALDDVLARFVEYLKRSVGVSRKLRGALAYPAFLLLASGIMVAFLTLYIVPRMSDLFKSLAANRSLPTVTLIVLWISNSVIDNIFWLLPLLLIVGFAIYFWLRTTSGKLLLHKFLLRIPIAGQLIRNMTTAQLARSLSTLLSGGITVPDSWDISSQAINNLELRRRSQGVLPLIREGRGFTEALEKANWVPELGLDMIGIGERSGSLREMLDEVATFYDAEAEVRLEQFTTLLEPLILLFMAGIVVTILLAIYLPIIQMISSGPAGGRK; the protein is encoded by the coding sequence ATGACTGACTTTATTTGCCGCCTTGGTACGCCTTCCGGCGAAATCATCACTCGAGTCGTCGAGGCATCCGCCGCTGGTGAGGCGAGAGCTCGGCTCGAAAACGAAGGGTTTAAGGTTTTTGCGGTGTCTAGTTCCCAAGAGGGGCTTTCGGCGGTTCTCTCGTTTGGCGGCAGCAAAAAGGCTAAGGTCAAACAGGCTGATTTTCTGCTTTTTAATCAGCAGCTTTCAGCGTTGCTCCGGGCGGGCATTCCAGTTTTGCAGTCGATCGAGCTTTTGAAGACGCGGTCCGCATCGGCGAACCTTCGTGCCGTTTTGACCGATGTCGAAGAAAAGATCAAAAGTGGTGTTCCGTTGTCGGAAGCCTTTGAGGCGCAAGGGCTGTTTCCTAAAATATATACCGCGTCGATACTAGCAGGCGAACGAAGCGGAGCCTTGGACGATGTGCTAGCGCGTTTTGTCGAGTATTTGAAACGCAGTGTAGGCGTTTCGCGAAAGCTACGCGGAGCCCTCGCTTATCCGGCGTTTTTGCTTTTGGCATCGGGAATAATGGTCGCGTTTTTGACGCTTTACATCGTTCCGCGAATGTCCGACCTTTTTAAAAGCTTGGCGGCCAATCGATCACTGCCGACGGTTACGCTGATCGTGCTTTGGATATCGAACTCCGTTATCGACAATATATTTTGGTTGCTTCCGCTCCTGCTTATTGTTGGCTTCGCGATTTATTTTTGGTTAAGGACGACGAGTGGTAAACTCCTGCTTCACAAATTTTTACTTCGCATACCGATCGCCGGACAGTTAATACGCAATATGACCACGGCGCAGCTTGCGCGATCTTTGTCCACGCTGCTTTCTGGCGGCATCACCGTTCCGGATTCGTGGGATATTTCTTCGCAAGCGATAAACAATTTAGAACTAAGAAGACGCAGCCAAGGCGTGCTGCCGCTGATACGCGAAGGCCGCGGTTTTACGGAAGCACTGGAAAAAGCGAATTGGGTGCCGGAACTTGGACTCGATATGATCGGGATCGGAGAAAGGTCGGGCAGCTTGCGGGAGATGCTTGATGAAGTGGCGACGTTTTATGATGCAGAAGCAGAGGTTAGACTCGAGCAGTTTACGACGCTTTTGGAACCGCTGATCTTGTTGTTTATGGCGGGAATTGTGGTGACGATCCTTTTGGCTATCTACTTGCCGATCATTCAAATGATCTCGTCGGGCCCAGCCGGCGGACGGAAATAG
- a CDS encoding VWA domain-containing protein produces MMKRNLFLISLAVLLTFSVSDSLTKAETRTMVGVSLASPTATAAKSPSASPPAVKPTPPILKEDDEVIKIDTELVNMNVRVVDRNNRPINNLQQRDFKIFEDGNLQQIDFFSKSEVPTNYALVIDNSGSLRQQLDKVIEAGKILVNTNKPEDEAMVIRFVGRDKISIEQEFTPNKTDLNDALDNLFIEGGQTAIIDAVYLAVENIEEYEKSKKIDDRKRRALILVSDGEDRNSFYTEKQLFELLRESEVQIYVIGFVDELSKESGFIGKSPQSKSKAFLERLATDSGGKAYFPASAAALPGLAKEISSELRTQYSIGYIPSNDKRDGTYRSIKVTVADGPKAEKRIAITRAGRTADGSGKQNSVPEPTSTPGVR; encoded by the coding sequence ATGATGAAAAGAAACTTGTTCCTGATCTCGCTTGCAGTTCTTCTCACGTTTTCAGTTTCAGATTCACTAACCAAGGCGGAAACACGAACGATGGTCGGTGTGTCCTTAGCATCTCCGACGGCAACAGCGGCCAAATCTCCGTCCGCATCGCCTCCAGCCGTAAAGCCAACGCCTCCAATACTTAAAGAAGACGATGAGGTCATCAAGATCGACACCGAACTCGTCAACATGAACGTCCGCGTCGTCGACCGCAACAACCGTCCTATCAACAACCTTCAGCAGCGAGATTTCAAAATATTCGAAGACGGCAATTTGCAGCAGATAGATTTTTTTTCAAAGTCTGAAGTGCCGACAAACTACGCGCTGGTCATCGACAATTCCGGTTCGCTTCGTCAACAGCTAGACAAGGTTATCGAAGCAGGAAAGATTCTTGTGAACACAAACAAACCTGAAGACGAAGCAATGGTCATCAGATTTGTTGGCCGCGACAAGATCAGCATCGAACAGGAATTCACGCCGAATAAAACCGATCTCAATGATGCACTGGATAATCTTTTTATAGAAGGCGGCCAAACCGCTATTATCGATGCAGTTTATCTTGCGGTTGAAAACATAGAAGAATACGAAAAGTCTAAAAAGATAGACGATCGAAAACGGCGCGCGCTTATTCTGGTTTCTGACGGAGAAGATCGTAATAGTTTTTATACCGAAAAGCAGTTGTTCGAGCTTCTTCGTGAGTCCGAAGTTCAAATTTATGTTATCGGATTTGTTGATGAGCTGAGCAAAGAAAGCGGCTTTATCGGCAAGAGCCCGCAATCTAAATCTAAGGCATTTCTCGAACGCCTCGCAACAGACAGCGGCGGCAAGGCATACTTCCCTGCATCCGCGGCCGCTCTTCCGGGCCTCGCAAAAGAAATTTCCAGCGAATTGAGAACTCAGTATTCGATTGGCTATATCCCTTCGAACGACAAACGCGACGGCACATACCGCAGCATCAAAGTAACAGTCGCCGACGGCCCAAAAGCCGAAAAACGCATCGCCATAACCCGAGCCGGCCGCACCGCCGACGGCTCTGGCAAGCAAAACTCAGTGCCCGAGCCAACCTCAACGCCAGGAGTAAGATAA
- the guaB gene encoding IMP dehydrogenase, with the protein MEITEIQEGLTFDDVLLVPAYSELLPAEADTRTRFSRNIDLNIPLCSSAMDTVTEASLAIALAQQGGIGVIHKNFSVAQQAEEVDKVKRSESGMIVDPVTIHQDKLVSDALAIMRRFRISGVPVVDENGLLTGIITNRDLRFETRFDIPVSEIMTPQPLVTVPVGTTLDEAKVKLQKHRIEKLLVVDENGHLKGLITVKDIQKAINFPIAAKDELGRLRCAAAIGATGDFLERAEALVNSRVDAIVIDTAHGHSSRVIDAIKSVRTKFPEIEIVAGNVATADATKALIKAGVDAVKIGIGPGSICTTRVVTGAGVPQITAIVECVNAAKGSGVPVIADGGVKFSGDVAKAIAAGADSVMIGSLFAGTEEAPGEVILFQGRNFKTYRGMGSIGAMRQGSSDRYSQEGTVVDAKYIPEGIEGRVAYKGTVAEMVTQLVGGLRSGMGYTGCRSIAELQTNAKFVRITSAGLRESHVHDVIITKEAPNYRIES; encoded by the coding sequence ATGGAAATCACCGAAATACAAGAAGGCCTGACATTTGACGACGTTTTGCTCGTGCCGGCCTATTCCGAATTGCTTCCCGCCGAAGCCGACACTCGCACGCGTTTTTCACGCAACATCGACCTGAATATTCCGCTTTGCTCGTCAGCGATGGACACCGTTACGGAAGCATCGCTTGCAATTGCGCTTGCCCAACAAGGCGGCATCGGCGTGATACATAAAAATTTCAGCGTCGCACAGCAGGCCGAAGAGGTCGATAAAGTAAAACGCAGCGAATCCGGCATGATCGTTGATCCTGTAACGATCCATCAGGACAAACTCGTGTCCGACGCACTCGCGATAATGCGACGATTTAGGATCAGCGGCGTGCCGGTCGTTGACGAGAACGGACTTTTAACCGGAATCATCACAAACAGAGATCTGCGTTTTGAAACACGGTTCGATATACCAGTTTCTGAAATAATGACACCGCAGCCGCTGGTCACAGTGCCTGTCGGAACGACGCTTGACGAAGCAAAGGTCAAGCTGCAAAAACACCGCATCGAAAAGCTTCTCGTCGTCGATGAGAACGGCCATTTGAAGGGCTTGATCACAGTCAAAGACATTCAAAAAGCAATCAACTTCCCTATCGCAGCAAAAGATGAACTTGGCCGTCTGCGATGTGCCGCTGCGATCGGAGCGACCGGTGATTTTCTCGAACGTGCCGAAGCGTTGGTCAATTCCCGCGTCGATGCGATCGTTATCGACACTGCCCACGGCCACAGTTCGCGGGTTATCGACGCGATTAAAAGCGTCAGAACAAAGTTTCCCGAGATCGAGATCGTTGCGGGAAACGTTGCGACCGCAGATGCCACAAAAGCTCTAATTAAAGCCGGTGTTGACGCCGTAAAGATCGGTATCGGGCCGGGTTCGATCTGCACGACTCGAGTCGTGACCGGAGCAGGTGTTCCGCAGATCACGGCCATTGTCGAATGCGTAAATGCCGCCAAAGGCTCGGGCGTTCCGGTCATTGCCGACGGCGGTGTCAAATTCTCCGGCGATGTCGCCAAAGCCATCGCCGCCGGAGCCGACAGCGTTATGATCGGCTCGCTTTTTGCCGGAACGGAAGAAGCTCCGGGCGAGGTCATTCTATTCCAAGGCCGTAATTTTAAGACCTATCGAGGAATGGGTTCGATAGGAGCGATGCGGCAAGGTTCAAGCGACCGTTACTCTCAAGAAGGCACTGTCGTTGACGCCAAATACATCCCCGAAGGCATCGAAGGCCGCGTCGCCTACAAAGGCACCGTCGCCGAAATGGTCACCCAACTAGTTGGCGGCCTGCGTTCAGGAATGGGCTACACAGGCTGCCGCTCAATCGCTGAATTACAAACAAACGCCAAATTCGTCCGCATAACGTCTGCGGGGCTGCGTGAATCGCATGTTCACGATGTGATAATCACAAAAGAAGCTCCGAATTACAGGATCGAGAGCTGA
- a CDS encoding BMC domain-containing protein: protein MQALGMVECFGLVAMIEAADAMVKAANVTLVGYERIDAGLVTAIVRGEVGAVKAAVDAGAAAARRIGTVTATHVIPRPHEEVDEGISVLRTGETTRKKISGSVPE, encoded by the coding sequence ATGCAAGCACTTGGAATGGTCGAATGTTTTGGGCTGGTCGCAATGATCGAAGCGGCAGACGCAATGGTCAAGGCAGCAAATGTTACGCTCGTCGGTTACGAAAGGATCGACGCCGGACTTGTCACGGCCATAGTTCGCGGCGAAGTCGGAGCTGTAAAAGCGGCCGTAGATGCCGGTGCCGCAGCAGCGAGAAGAATCGGCACAGTCACTGCGACTCATGTCATTCCAAGACCTCACGAAGAAGTTGACGAAGGCATCTCCGTTTTAAGAACCGGCGAAACCACACGCAAGAAAATTTCAGGCAGCGTCCCTGAGTAG
- a CDS encoding helix-turn-helix domain-containing protein, protein MSVTLGEKLRAAREAKGVPISEVAEQTRIAPLYIESIDNDDYRALPGGIFNRGFIKSYAKYVGVNEAEALADYARLLNDTEGNDVEEVITYKPQVLTDDNQPNSMVPTIIVAIVVLGLMTGVILFLVNYFSQPALPTLDNNKIISNAVVETATPVEINSTATTANVAPSEIPISSPLSNSEATVSNSSAAAASPTKTKPITEKPKPAANTPVISKPANTSMKPMNGTR, encoded by the coding sequence ATGTCAGTAACTCTTGGTGAAAAATTACGAGCGGCCCGCGAAGCGAAAGGTGTCCCTATTAGTGAGGTTGCCGAACAGACCCGTATTGCTCCGCTTTACATTGAGTCTATTGACAATGACGACTATCGCGCTTTACCTGGGGGAATTTTCAATCGCGGCTTTATCAAATCCTATGCAAAGTATGTCGGTGTCAATGAGGCGGAAGCTCTTGCCGATTATGCGCGGCTTTTGAACGATACCGAAGGCAACGACGTCGAAGAAGTAATAACCTACAAGCCGCAGGTTTTGACCGACGACAATCAGCCCAATTCAATGGTGCCGACGATCATTGTGGCGATAGTGGTTCTCGGGTTGATGACCGGAGTGATCTTGTTTCTCGTAAATTACTTCAGCCAGCCTGCTTTGCCGACCTTAGATAACAACAAGATCATTTCAAATGCAGTAGTTGAAACCGCAACTCCTGTCGAAATAAACTCCACGGCAACAACGGCGAATGTTGCTCCTTCTGAGATCCCGATATCTTCGCCTCTGTCTAATTCGGAAGCGACGGTTTCAAATTCATCTGCTGCCGCGGCTTCGCCAACGAAAACAAAGCCGATAACTGAAAAGCCAAAACCTGCTGCAAACACACCCGTTATCTCGAAGCCTGCTAACACTTCCATGAAGCCGATGAACGGAACACGTTAG
- a CDS encoding GNAT family N-acetyltransferase — MYTIELLNADHATDLFDCGDGKKNEFLRKFALQNNKGGLGRTYVAVRPTDTKTIYGYYTISSSSVKFERPPNINLPRYPLPAILIGKLATDKQAQNQGLGTALLFDALKRAARVAEDIGIFLVEIRAVNEKARDIYIKRGFTPMEDEPMKLFMNLKKVRKLLAE, encoded by the coding sequence GTGTATACGATAGAGCTGCTCAACGCCGATCACGCAACTGATCTATTTGATTGCGGTGATGGAAAAAAGAATGAGTTCTTGCGCAAGTTTGCTTTGCAGAACAACAAGGGCGGCCTTGGCCGCACATATGTCGCAGTCAGACCAACAGATACAAAAACTATTTACGGTTACTATACGATCTCAAGCAGTTCGGTAAAGTTCGAGAGGCCGCCAAACATCAACCTCCCGCGTTATCCTCTGCCAGCGATTCTCATCGGAAAATTGGCAACAGACAAACAAGCCCAAAATCAGGGCCTCGGTACCGCATTGCTCTTCGATGCGTTGAAACGCGCAGCACGAGTTGCCGAAGATATCGGCATTTTCCTCGTCGAGATCCGTGCCGTCAATGAAAAGGCAAGAGACATTTACATCAAACGTGGATTTACCCCGATGGAAGACGAACCGATGAAGTTATTTATGAATCTCAAGAAGGTTCGCAAATTACTAGCGGAATGA
- a CDS encoding VWA domain-containing protein, with protein MLNLENIRFDAILRLTALFALVFSLSIFTIGQSPSPTSTPDDDPDRPVRVKTDLVTLTLTVTDLYGRYVSGLTKGAFTITDNNQEQDIQFFSDSDAPVSVGIIFDLSGSMGGDKILKAQKALSRFIMTSHPSDEYFLIGFNSRAQLLLDRTRDGDAVLRKLTMVQPNKNTALYDAVYLGVERVTRGSHQKRALLIISDGQDNNSRYNFGEVRRLLKETDVVAYSVGIMDRADSASTLGNQGEAFLEELSSVTGGKAFFPQTDVEMDDMFERIALELRHQYSLGYTPKDFQPNGKWRKVKVKVKPPRGLPRLTVRSRDGYYAIPSAPTSR; from the coding sequence ATGCTCAATTTGGAAAATATTCGTTTTGACGCGATCTTGAGGCTTACGGCATTGTTCGCTCTTGTATTTTCCTTATCCATTTTTACTATTGGCCAATCACCATCACCAACGTCTACTCCAGATGATGATCCCGACCGTCCGGTCAGGGTAAAAACCGATCTTGTCACTTTAACGCTTACAGTTACCGATCTATACGGCCGCTATGTATCGGGCTTGACCAAAGGTGCTTTTACGATCACCGATAACAATCAAGAGCAGGACATCCAATTTTTTAGCGACAGCGATGCGCCGGTTTCGGTCGGGATCATATTCGATCTTTCGGGCTCGATGGGCGGTGATAAGATCCTCAAGGCTCAAAAGGCTCTTTCGCGATTCATAATGACGAGCCATCCGTCGGATGAGTATTTTCTGATCGGATTTAACAGTCGTGCGCAACTCCTTCTCGACCGTACACGCGATGGTGACGCCGTCCTGCGAAAACTGACAATGGTACAGCCGAATAAAAATACTGCTCTTTATGATGCTGTATATCTCGGCGTCGAGCGGGTCACCCGCGGCAGCCATCAAAAGCGGGCTCTGTTGATCATCAGCGATGGCCAGGACAATAATTCACGTTACAATTTTGGCGAAGTGCGGCGTTTGCTTAAAGAAACTGATGTCGTCGCCTATTCAGTCGGAATCATGGATCGTGCCGATTCAGCGAGTACTCTCGGAAACCAAGGCGAAGCGTTTTTAGAAGAGCTTAGTTCTGTAACGGGTGGAAAAGCCTTTTTTCCGCAAACTGATGTTGAGATGGATGATATGTTCGAACGCATCGCTCTGGAACTGCGGCATCAATATTCGCTCGGCTACACGCCAAAAGATTTTCAACCAAACGGAAAATGGCGTAAAGTAAAAGTTAAGGTCAAACCCCCAAGAGGGTTGCCGCGTCTAACGGTTCGCAGTCGTGACGGCTACTATGCCATACCAAGTGCCCCAACTTCTCGCTAG